Part of the Bacteroidota bacterium genome is shown below.
GTTCCTGAAGAAATCTATCCTGAAGAAAGGCAGCAATTCAAAACAGTGACTGTCTTATTTGCCAATATACACGGCTTTTCAAAAATCTCCAGTGTTGAAAATGCCGATGCCCTGATGGACGAGCTTGATCAAATTTTTTTTCAATTTGATGCCATTGCCCAGAGATATAACATTGAAAAAATAAAGACCATAGGGGATTCGTACATGGCAGCAGGGGGAATACCAAAGAAAAACAGCACCAATCCCATCCAGGTTGTCCTTGCTGCAATGGAAATGCAACAATACCTGGAAACAATTCACCGGAATCACAGTAATGACGGACGGAAAGTCTGGGATATCGTAGTAAGCATACATACAGGCCCGGTTATGGCAAATATTATGGGTAAA
Proteins encoded:
- a CDS encoding adenylate/guanylate cyclase domain-containing protein, whose amino-acid sequence is MSPKVDELLKRIAKLVRQNQQLQDQLKELNGKYEELLKNQESKDNIREAIVQQVPEEIYPEERQQFKTVTVLFANIHGFSKISSVENADALMDELDQIFFQFDAIAQRYNIEKIKTIGDSYMAAGGIPKKNSTNPIQVVLAAMEMQQYLETIHRNHSNDGRKVWDIVVSIHTGPVMANIMGK